A section of the Phaseolus vulgaris cultivar G19833 chromosome 8, P. vulgaris v2.0, whole genome shotgun sequence genome encodes:
- the LOC137824347 gene encoding protein NEDD1 isoform X2 yields MRGRLSCQSWLFLDFSEEVTKAGRPLCESILAISFSNKASRYVCSGGTGQVVRIWDLQRKRCIKWLKGHTNTVTGVIYNCKDEHLASISLSGDLMLHNLASGQKTAELKDPNQQMLRVLDYSRVSRHLLVTAGDDGTIHLWDTTGRNPKVSWTKQHSAPTAGISFSPSNDKIIASVGLDKKMYIYDSGSRRPSSYISYEAPFSSLAFRDDGWMLAAGTSNGRVAFYDVRGKPQPVAVLHAYGSSEAVTSLCWQRSKPVVVDERNCTAETALVGDTVEDSILMPDPLPSATSSNISLSTSMLNSRNSGRVGVSIDAASFVASGSGFPSSIINASIAEETPQRNHLWPGGNLSRLHAPRGSYNLNDDMEVFSPLVDVQPLTPSLWDENGMKKDSLFSDRKPMLFPSSSRRFSNSEEGISDHPISDWKSGSSAKQDITQSSFPLAGSTPPPPPSSKSEDTSITPPEAWGGERLSEKYAYQRQPATVPSRFGMLASGGQTAGSMLSGLQDTSSSVGISSYASSSLSLANLRAKDVSTSQETSLGFTDHTFSTSLPLSVNAKSSLGQANIDSPKVLDSPRMSSFNRRFSTYAERISTTSTFSDGVSLSVGTPKIKKSGAETREELLNSLLLKSDISVPTESGPLPLTSGVIPQQKASQPDAQGSSFTLQLFQRTLEETLDSFQKSIHEDMRNLHIEILRQFHMQETEMSAVMNSIMENQAELMKEVKSLRKENQQLRQML; encoded by the exons ATGAGGGGAAGATTATCCTGTCAAAGTTGGCTATTTTTGGATTTTTCAGAAGAAGTGACAAAGGCAGGGAGACCCCTTTGT GAATCTATATTGGCTATCAGCTTCAGCAACAAGGCATCCAGATATGTATGTTCTGGAGGAACTGGTCAAGTTGTAAGGATATGGGATTTGCAAAGGAAACGCTGTATTAAATGGCTGAAGGGTCATACTAATACTGTCACAGGGGTAATATACAATTGTAAGGATGAACATTTGGCATCTATCAGCCTTAGTGGAGATTTAATGCTTCATAACCTTGCTTCTGGGCAAAAGACTGCTGAGCTCAAAGATCCCAATCAACAG ATGTTGAGAGTTCTTGATTATTCTAGAGTTAGTCGACACCTTCTTGTGACTGCTGGTGATGATGGGACAATACATTTGTGGGATACAACTGGTCGCAACCCTAAG GTTTCATGGACAAAGCAGCATTCTGCTCCAACTGCTGGTATTAGCTTCTCTCCATCCAACGACAAG ATCATTGCTAGTGTTGGccttgataaaaaaatgtacatTTATGATTCTGGATCTAGAAGACCATCATCTTACATTTCTTATGAAGCACCTTTCTCTTCATTGGCCTTTAGAGATGATGGTTGGATGCTGGCTGCTGGAACTAGCAATGGCCGTGTGGCATTCTATGATGTTCGTGGAAAACCGCAACCTGTTGCTGTTCTTCACGCTTATGGTAGTTCTGAG GCTGTTACGAGCTTATGCTGGCAAAGGTCTAAACCAGTTGTTGTTGATGAAAGAAATTGCACTGCAGAGACTGCTCTTGTGGGAGATACAGTTGAAGATTCTATACTTATGCCTGATCCTTTACCGTCTGCAACTTCATCGAACATTTCTCTATCGACATCCATGCTGAATTCTAGGAACTCTGGTCGGGTGGGTGTCTCCATTGATGCTGCTTCATTTGTGGCATCTGGCAGTGGTTTTCCATCCAGCATAATAAATGCATCAATAGCAGAAGAAACTCCTCAACGAAACCATTTATGGCCAGGTGGAAACCTGTCAAGGTTGCATGCTCCCCGTGGTAGTTACAACTTAAATGATGATATGGAGGTGTTCTCCCCTCTTGTGGATGTTCAACCATTAACACCCTCTCTATGGGATGAAAATGGGATGAAGAAGGATAGTTTATTTTCTGATAGGAAACCTATGTTGTTTCCGTCATCTAGTAGAAGATTTTCAAATTCTGAGGAAGGAATCAGTGATCATCCAATATCTGATTGGAAATCTGGCTCATCTGCCAAGCAG GATATTACTCAGTCTTCCTTTCCACTTGCGGGATCaactcctcctcctcctccttcttCAAAGAGTGAAGATACTTCTATCACTCCTCCTGAAGCCTGGGGTGGTGAGCGGTTGAGTGAAAAGTATGCTTATCAACGTCAGCCTGCCACTGTACCATCTCGTTTTGGGATGTTGGCTTCTGGTGGTCAGACAGCAGGATCAATGTTATCTGGATTACAGGATACATCCTCATCCGTGGGTATTAGTTCCTATGCCAGTTCAAGCCTAAGTTTAGCTAATTTACGTGCCAAGGATGTCTCTACAAGCCAGGAGACTTCCTTGGGGTTTACTGATCACACGTTCTCAACTTCTTTGCCTTTGTCCGTGAATGCAAAATCCAGCCTTGGACAAGCAAACATCGATTCCCCAAAAGTCCTTGATTCCCCGAGAATGTCATCTTTTAATAGAAGATTTTCTACTTATGCAGAAAGAATAAGCACGACATCTACCTTCAGCGATGGAGTATCCCTTTCAGTTGGCACTCCTAAGATTAAGAAATCAGGAGCCGAAACCAGAGAAGAACTTCTAAATAGCTTGCTGTTGAAGTCTGATATATCTGTTCCAACAGAATCTGGCCCATTACCACTGACAAGT GGAGTAATCCCACAACAGAAAGCATCTCAGCCAGATGCACAAGGCTCTTCATTTACACTTCAGCTTTTTCAACGCACCTTGGAAGAAACTCTGGATTCCTTCCAGAAATCCATACACGAGGATATGAGAAACCttcatattgaaattttaagaCAGTTTCATATGCAAGAG ACGGAAATGTCAGCTGTAATGAACTCCATTATGGAAAACCAAGCTGAGTTGATGAAAGAAGTGAAGTCCCTTCGTAAGGAAAACCAACAACTCAGACAAATGCTTTGA
- the LOC137824347 gene encoding protein NEDD1 isoform X1: protein MALLAASGGDTVKLFDASAVKPGVYTPSGDPCALSFTPSPGSQVNSVKWNHTNLVVASAGDDKKISLWRKNGHTMGTIPVAGSDSGDNIEESILAISFSNKASRYVCSGGTGQVVRIWDLQRKRCIKWLKGHTNTVTGVIYNCKDEHLASISLSGDLMLHNLASGQKTAELKDPNQQMLRVLDYSRVSRHLLVTAGDDGTIHLWDTTGRNPKVSWTKQHSAPTAGISFSPSNDKIIASVGLDKKMYIYDSGSRRPSSYISYEAPFSSLAFRDDGWMLAAGTSNGRVAFYDVRGKPQPVAVLHAYGSSEAVTSLCWQRSKPVVVDERNCTAETALVGDTVEDSILMPDPLPSATSSNISLSTSMLNSRNSGRVGVSIDAASFVASGSGFPSSIINASIAEETPQRNHLWPGGNLSRLHAPRGSYNLNDDMEVFSPLVDVQPLTPSLWDENGMKKDSLFSDRKPMLFPSSSRRFSNSEEGISDHPISDWKSGSSAKQDITQSSFPLAGSTPPPPPSSKSEDTSITPPEAWGGERLSEKYAYQRQPATVPSRFGMLASGGQTAGSMLSGLQDTSSSVGISSYASSSLSLANLRAKDVSTSQETSLGFTDHTFSTSLPLSVNAKSSLGQANIDSPKVLDSPRMSSFNRRFSTYAERISTTSTFSDGVSLSVGTPKIKKSGAETREELLNSLLLKSDISVPTESGPLPLTSGVIPQQKASQPDAQGSSFTLQLFQRTLEETLDSFQKSIHEDMRNLHIEILRQFHMQETEMSAVMNSIMENQAELMKEVKSLRKENQQLRQML from the exons ATGGCGTTATTGGCGGCGAGTGGCGGCGACACCGTCAAACTCTTCGACGCCTCCGCCGTTAAGCCCGGCGTGTATACGCCCTCCGGCGATCCCTGTGCCCTCAGCTTCACCCCTTCTCCCGGTTCCCAAGTCAATTCAGTCAAGTGGAACCACACCA ATTTAGTTGTGGCCAGTGCGGGAGACGATAAGAAGATCTCGCTGTGGCGGAAGAATGGGCACACGATGGGGACCATTCCGGTTGCCGGCAGTGATAGTGGAGACAACATTGAG GAATCTATATTGGCTATCAGCTTCAGCAACAAGGCATCCAGATATGTATGTTCTGGAGGAACTGGTCAAGTTGTAAGGATATGGGATTTGCAAAGGAAACGCTGTATTAAATGGCTGAAGGGTCATACTAATACTGTCACAGGGGTAATATACAATTGTAAGGATGAACATTTGGCATCTATCAGCCTTAGTGGAGATTTAATGCTTCATAACCTTGCTTCTGGGCAAAAGACTGCTGAGCTCAAAGATCCCAATCAACAG ATGTTGAGAGTTCTTGATTATTCTAGAGTTAGTCGACACCTTCTTGTGACTGCTGGTGATGATGGGACAATACATTTGTGGGATACAACTGGTCGCAACCCTAAG GTTTCATGGACAAAGCAGCATTCTGCTCCAACTGCTGGTATTAGCTTCTCTCCATCCAACGACAAG ATCATTGCTAGTGTTGGccttgataaaaaaatgtacatTTATGATTCTGGATCTAGAAGACCATCATCTTACATTTCTTATGAAGCACCTTTCTCTTCATTGGCCTTTAGAGATGATGGTTGGATGCTGGCTGCTGGAACTAGCAATGGCCGTGTGGCATTCTATGATGTTCGTGGAAAACCGCAACCTGTTGCTGTTCTTCACGCTTATGGTAGTTCTGAG GCTGTTACGAGCTTATGCTGGCAAAGGTCTAAACCAGTTGTTGTTGATGAAAGAAATTGCACTGCAGAGACTGCTCTTGTGGGAGATACAGTTGAAGATTCTATACTTATGCCTGATCCTTTACCGTCTGCAACTTCATCGAACATTTCTCTATCGACATCCATGCTGAATTCTAGGAACTCTGGTCGGGTGGGTGTCTCCATTGATGCTGCTTCATTTGTGGCATCTGGCAGTGGTTTTCCATCCAGCATAATAAATGCATCAATAGCAGAAGAAACTCCTCAACGAAACCATTTATGGCCAGGTGGAAACCTGTCAAGGTTGCATGCTCCCCGTGGTAGTTACAACTTAAATGATGATATGGAGGTGTTCTCCCCTCTTGTGGATGTTCAACCATTAACACCCTCTCTATGGGATGAAAATGGGATGAAGAAGGATAGTTTATTTTCTGATAGGAAACCTATGTTGTTTCCGTCATCTAGTAGAAGATTTTCAAATTCTGAGGAAGGAATCAGTGATCATCCAATATCTGATTGGAAATCTGGCTCATCTGCCAAGCAG GATATTACTCAGTCTTCCTTTCCACTTGCGGGATCaactcctcctcctcctccttcttCAAAGAGTGAAGATACTTCTATCACTCCTCCTGAAGCCTGGGGTGGTGAGCGGTTGAGTGAAAAGTATGCTTATCAACGTCAGCCTGCCACTGTACCATCTCGTTTTGGGATGTTGGCTTCTGGTGGTCAGACAGCAGGATCAATGTTATCTGGATTACAGGATACATCCTCATCCGTGGGTATTAGTTCCTATGCCAGTTCAAGCCTAAGTTTAGCTAATTTACGTGCCAAGGATGTCTCTACAAGCCAGGAGACTTCCTTGGGGTTTACTGATCACACGTTCTCAACTTCTTTGCCTTTGTCCGTGAATGCAAAATCCAGCCTTGGACAAGCAAACATCGATTCCCCAAAAGTCCTTGATTCCCCGAGAATGTCATCTTTTAATAGAAGATTTTCTACTTATGCAGAAAGAATAAGCACGACATCTACCTTCAGCGATGGAGTATCCCTTTCAGTTGGCACTCCTAAGATTAAGAAATCAGGAGCCGAAACCAGAGAAGAACTTCTAAATAGCTTGCTGTTGAAGTCTGATATATCTGTTCCAACAGAATCTGGCCCATTACCACTGACAAGT GGAGTAATCCCACAACAGAAAGCATCTCAGCCAGATGCACAAGGCTCTTCATTTACACTTCAGCTTTTTCAACGCACCTTGGAAGAAACTCTGGATTCCTTCCAGAAATCCATACACGAGGATATGAGAAACCttcatattgaaattttaagaCAGTTTCATATGCAAGAG ACGGAAATGTCAGCTGTAATGAACTCCATTATGGAAAACCAAGCTGAGTTGATGAAAGAAGTGAAGTCCCTTCGTAAGGAAAACCAACAACTCAGACAAATGCTTTGA
- the LOC137824290 gene encoding serine/threonine-protein phosphatase PP1 isozyme 4 yields the protein MSSQGQGIDEAVLDDIIRRLTEVRLARPGKQVQLSESEIKQLCVASRDIFINQPNLLELEAPIKICGDIHGQYSDLLRLFEYGGLPPTANYLFLGDYVDRGKQSLETICLLLAYKIKYPENFFLLRGNHECASINRIYGFYDECKRRFNVRLWKAFTDCFNCLPVAALIDDKILCMHGGLSPELTNLDEIRILPRPTAIPDTGLLCDLLWSDPGRDVKGWGMNDRGVSYTFGPDKVAEFLTKHDLDLICRAHQVVEDGYEFFADRQLVTIFSAPNYCGEFDNAGAMMSVDDNLMCSFQILKPAEKKSKLVINKM from the exons ATGAGCTCACAGGGGCAAGGGATTGATGAGGCGGTTCTGGATGACATAATCCGGCGCTTAACGGAGGTCCGATTGGCCCGACCCGGCAAGCAGGTTCAGCTCTCCGAGTCAGAGATCAAACAACTCTGCGTCGCTTCTCGAGACATCTTCATTAACCAGCCCAATTTGCTTGAACTGGAAGCCCCCATCAAGATTTGCG GTGACATTCATGGGCAGTACAGTGATTTGTTAAGGCTATTTGAGTATGGGGGTTTGCCTCCTACTGCAAATTATCTCTTTTTGGGGGACTATGTGGACCGTGGGAAGCAGAGCTTAGAAACCATATGTCTTTTGCTTgcatataaaatcaaatatccAGAAAACTTTTTCCTGTTGAGGGGGAATCATGAGTGTGCTTCCATTAATAGGATTTATGGGTTTTATGATGAATGTAAGAGAAGGTTTAATGTGAGGCTTTGGAAAGCCTTTACAGACTGTTTTAACTGCCTTCCTGTGGCTGCCCTTATAGATGATAAAATATTGTGCATGCATGGTGGTCTTTCCCCTGAACTTACAAACTTGGATGAAATCAGGATTCTACCCCGTCCTACTGCAATTCCCGACACTGGCTTGCTTTGTGATTTGCTTTGGTCTGATCCTGGTAGGGATGTGAAGGGTTGGGGAATGAATGACAGAGGAGTGTCCTACACCTTTGGCCCTGATAAGGTGGCTGAATTTTTGACAAAGCATGACTTGGATCTCATTTGTCGTGCTCATCAG GTTGTAGAGGATGGGTATGAATTCTTCGCTGACAGGCAACTTGTTACGATATTTTCAGCTCCAAACTATTGTGGTGAATTTGACAATGCTGGTGCAATGATGAGTGTGGATGATAACTTGATGTGCTCTTTTCAGATTCTCAAGCCTGCAGAGAAAAAATCAAAGCTTGTGATAAACAAGATGTGA